From Heteronotia binoei isolate CCM8104 ecotype False Entrance Well chromosome 17, APGP_CSIRO_Hbin_v1, whole genome shotgun sequence, one genomic window encodes:
- the PPP1R8 gene encoding nuclear inhibitor of protein phosphatase 1 isoform X1, which yields MAANANSAGGGGSLPLFDCPSWAGKPPPGLHLDVVKGDKLIEKLIIDEKKYYLFGRNPDLCDFTIDHQSCSRVHAALVYHKHLKRVFLIDLNSTHGTFLGHIRLEPHKPQQIPIDSTVSFGASTRAYTLREKPQTLPSAVKGDEKMTTEDDELKGLLGLPEEETELDNLTEFNTAHNKRISTLTIEEGNLDIQRPKRKRKNSRVTFSDDDEIINPEDVDPSVGRFRNMVQTAVVPVKKKRMDSSGSLSADESMTRRMQNFPYSGGLYGGLPPTHNETGTQAHSIHGTALIGGLPMPYPNLAPDVDLTPVAPSTVAMNPAPNPAVFNPEVVNEPKKKKYAKEAWPGKKPTPSLLI from the exons ATGGCGGCGAACGCGAACTCTGCCGGTGGCGGCGGGAGCCTCCCTCTCTTTGACTGCCCGAGCTG GGCAGGAAAACCACCACCAGGGCTACACTTGGATGTGGTAAAAGGTGACAAACTTATTGAG AAACTGATAATCGATGAGAAGAAATACTATCTCTTTGGGAGAAACCCTGACCTGTGTGACTTCACCATCGATCACCAGTCCTGCTCCCGGGTCCACGCTGCTTTGGTCTACCACAAACATCTGAAAAGGGTTTTCCTTATAGATCTCAACAGCA CACATGGCACGTTTTTGGGCCACATTCGTTTGGAACCTCACAAGCCACAGCAGATTCCCATCGACTCGACGGTTTCTTTCGGCGCCTCTACACGGGCCTACACTCTGAGAGAAAAGCCTCAGACGTTGCCCTCCGCAGTGAAAGGAGATGAGAAAATGACTACTGAGGACGACGAACTCAAGGGATTGCTTGGCCTACCTGAAGAGGAGACGGAGTTAGAT AACCTGACAGAGTTCAACACCGCCCACAACAAGAGGATCTCCACATTAACCATAGAAGAAGGGAACTTGGATATCCAGAGACCAAAGCGAAAACGGAAGAACTCAAGAGTAACGTTCAGCGATGACGATGAGATCATCAATCCAG AGGACGTGGACCCTTCTGTTGGACGTTTCAGAAACATGGTGCAGACTGCAGTTGTTCCGGTGAAG AAAAAACGAATGGACAGCTCGGGCTCCCTGAGCGCGGACGAGTCCATGACGCGGCGCATGCAGAACTTTCCCTACAGCGGAGGATTGTACGGTGGCCTGCCTCCGACTCACAACGAGACGGGTACCCAGGCCCACAGCATCCATGGCACAGCGCTCATCGGGGGCCTTCCGATGCCCTACCCTAACCTCGCCCCCGACGTGGACTTGACTCCGGTTGCGCCGTCCACAGTGGCCATGAACCCGGCTCCCAACCCGGCCGTCTTTAATCCCGAAGTTGTGAATGAGCCCAAGAAAAAGAAGTATGCAAAAGAGGCATGGCCAGGCAAGAAGCCCACTCCTTCTCTTTTGATCTGA
- the PPP1R8 gene encoding nuclear inhibitor of protein phosphatase 1 isoform X2, with product MTTEDDELKGLLGLPEEETELDNLTEFNTAHNKRISTLTIEEGNLDIQRPKRKRKNSRVTFSDDDEIINPEDVDPSVGRFRNMVQTAVVPVKKKRMDSSGSLSADESMTRRMQNFPYSGGLYGGLPPTHNETGTQAHSIHGTALIGGLPMPYPNLAPDVDLTPVAPSTVAMNPAPNPAVFNPEVVNEPKKKKYAKEAWPGKKPTPSLLI from the exons ATGACTACTGAGGACGACGAACTCAAGGGATTGCTTGGCCTACCTGAAGAGGAGACGGAGTTAGAT AACCTGACAGAGTTCAACACCGCCCACAACAAGAGGATCTCCACATTAACCATAGAAGAAGGGAACTTGGATATCCAGAGACCAAAGCGAAAACGGAAGAACTCAAGAGTAACGTTCAGCGATGACGATGAGATCATCAATCCAG AGGACGTGGACCCTTCTGTTGGACGTTTCAGAAACATGGTGCAGACTGCAGTTGTTCCGGTGAAG AAAAAACGAATGGACAGCTCGGGCTCCCTGAGCGCGGACGAGTCCATGACGCGGCGCATGCAGAACTTTCCCTACAGCGGAGGATTGTACGGTGGCCTGCCTCCGACTCACAACGAGACGGGTACCCAGGCCCACAGCATCCATGGCACAGCGCTCATCGGGGGCCTTCCGATGCCCTACCCTAACCTCGCCCCCGACGTGGACTTGACTCCGGTTGCGCCGTCCACAGTGGCCATGAACCCGGCTCCCAACCCGGCCGTCTTTAATCCCGAAGTTGTGAATGAGCCCAAGAAAAAGAAGTATGCAAAAGAGGCATGGCCAGGCAAGAAGCCCACTCCTTCTCTTTTGATCTGA